One window from the genome of Bufo bufo chromosome 4, aBufBuf1.1, whole genome shotgun sequence encodes:
- the LOC120997416 gene encoding isoamyl acetate-hydrolyzing esterase 1 homolog, whose translation MISYPRVLLFGDSITQFAFETNGWGATLANKLVRKCDVLNRGLSGYNTRWAKQILPKLIPDGARASAADIAAVTIFFGANDSSIREQNPQQHVPLEEYAENLRSMVQYLKSVNIKEEKIVLIAPPPIHEPSWEKHCFMKGYKLNRLNAVTEAYARACAQVGNEYGADVVDLWTLMQEGGSDYTVYLSDGLHLSEEGNQFLESKLWPLLEKKLGTLPFILPYWNDVDNNNPESSLFQNLTEKKD comes from the exons ATGATTTCTTATCCCCGTGTCCTCCTCTTTGGAGATTCGATCACTCAG TTTGCCTTTGAAACAAATGGTTGGGGGGCTACGCTAGCTAATAAGCTTGTGCG aaaatgtgACGTCCTGAACCGTGGCCTGTCAGGTTACAACACCAGATGGGCTAAACAGATCCTACCAAAACTCATCCCTGACGGTGCCCGTGCCAGTGCCGCAGACATTGCTGCCGTTACCATTTTCTTTGGCGCTAATGACAGTTCTATAAGAG AGCAAAACCCTCAGCAGCACGTCCCGCTGGAAGAATACGCAGAGAATCTGAGAAGCATGGTCCAGTATTTGAAGAGCGTCAATATCAAGGAGGAGAAAATCGTTCTGATCGCGCCGCCGCCGATCCACGAACCGTCTTGGGAAAAACATTGCTTCATGAAAG GATACAAACTAAATCGTCTGAACGCTGTGACCGAGGCGTATGCCAGGGCCTGTGCCCAGGTTGGCAATGAGTATGGAGCGGATGTTGTGGATTTGTGGACGCTGATGCAGGAAGGTGGCTCG GACTACACAGTGTATTTGTCAGATGGGCTCCATTTATCAGAAGAAGGCAACCAATTCCTGGAGTCCAAGCTGTGGCCTCTCTTGGAGAAGAAGTTGGGGACCCTGCCTTTTATCTTACCTTATTGGAACGATGTGGACAATAATAACCCAGAATCCTCTCTTTTCCAAAACCTCACCGAAAAGAAAGACTAG